GGTCAGCTCACCGGAGGCGTCGGCGGGTGCCCCCTGGGTGCCGGTCAGCGCAGCCGGCGCGGAGACCGGGGCCCGGTCGGGGCGGAGCGCCACCACGACGATCGCACCGGTGGCCACCAGGACGACGACCAGCGCCGCCCACATCCACTTGTTGCTCTGCGACACCATCCGGGGGTCACCTTCCCTGGTCTCGGTCACGGCGAGGCGTCAGCTCACCGGCACCAGGCCGGCCAGCACGCCACTGATGATGATCAGGTAAGAGCCCCCGGAGACCGCCGCGGTGGCGAGCATGGTGGCCACCGGGGGCTGTCGGACCAGCTGGTACGCGATCAGACCGGGCGCGACGAACCCGAGGGTCTGGTGCGAGAAGAGCAGGGGGAAGTCCTGCTGGATGACGAGGAACAGGGTCGTCTGCAGCAGCACGCTGAGCAGCACGATGGCCGCGAACAGCCGCTTGCCGTAGAGGATCACCACGCGCTGCATGAGCTTGGTGAGCGCCCAGGTGACCCCGGTCATCACCACGATCACCAGCGCCTGCCGGTACTCCTCGACCAGGATCAGGGCCAGCCACCCCGGTGTGATCATGCCGCCCGGGGAGAGGTTGGTGGTCAGGTAGCAGGCCAACGCCAGGACCAGCCCCACGCCCAGGCAGAGCGTCGACAGCTCCGGCGTCAGTTCTCCGCTCGTCACGAGGGGCTCCAGTACGTGGACGGCCGCGGGGGCGGCGTATCGGGATCGGTCTGGTCGGGGCGGGACACCGGCGGACGACGGACGACCGGTTGGGTCGGCATCGTCCGGTCCGGGTCGTAGCGGGCCGGCTCGGGCGGGCCCTGCGGCGCACCGCCCTGCGGTGGCGGACCGGACCGGGGGCGGACCGGCGGCCCACCATACTGCCCACGGGGGCCGTCCGGGTCGTACGGGTCAAGGCGGCGGGGCGGTCGGGCCGGGTACCCGCCGTACGGCTGGTCGTCCCGGGTCCGGCGCTCGCCGTACGGGGCACCGAGGGGCGGGTACGGCTCGTGGGCGGCGACGCGCGCCGGCCGAGCGTCGTGCGGGTCCCGGGGAGCGGGCGGCGTGAACCCGTGGGGTGGCAGCGGACCCGGGCGGCCCGGTACCGCCGGACCGGCCGGCACGCCGGAGCGGCCGGGAGACCGGACCGGCAGGGGGACGCGTGGTTCCGGCTCCCCGTACGGCTGCCGGCCGGCGGGGCGGGCCGGCGGGGCGGCACGGTCCTGGGGGGCGGGTTGCTCCAGGCCGGCGAGCTGGGCCAGCAGGATCTCACCCTGACCGTGGATGTTGCCGATGGCCAGCACCGAGGCGAAGCCGTCGATGGTGCCGAGCACCCCGTCGAGGAGCTCCCGCGCCGGGATCCGGCCGCCCAGGTCGACCACCCGGTCCTGCCACTGGGCGTCGATCTTGGCCCGGGCGCTGCGGGTCGGCTCACCGATGAGGATCACCTTGTCCGGGTCGATCCGCGCGATCAACGAGCCCATCTGGCCGTTCCGCTCGACCCGGTCCGGGCGGCAGTTGATCAACACGTGCAGCGGCCTCGGGATCGAGCCCTGATCGGCCAACTGCTGGATGTTCATGTACGTCGACTCGGGGTCGTTCGCCGCGAAGATGTTGGCGAAGCGCAGCGACCGGTCCCCGGCGCGGTACTCCTCGACGCTGAGCACACCCGGATCCGGCGGCGCCGTCCACATGCCCTGCACGGCGGCCTCGCGGGGAACGCCGAGCAGCTCCGCCACCTTCAGGGCGATGGCCACGTTCTCCTTGAACGTGGTCCAGGTGAAGCCCTTCATCTCCTCGTCGGCCACGGACTCCGGATAGACCGGGACGAGCGTGCACCTGCGCTTGTCCGCCTCCTCCTGGAGGATGTGCAGCCGGTCCTGCTCGGCGGTGACACAGATGCCGCCCACCGGCATGGACCGGCTCAACGACCGCGCCACGTCGTCCAGCGTCGGACCCATCTCCGCCAGGTGATCCTCCCGGACGTTGCAGAGGATGCCGATGGTCGACCGGATCAACTTGGTCTGGTTCAGCTCCTGCAACGGCGGCATGACCGCCATGCACTCGATCACGAGCGCGTCGGGATAGTAGGAGGCCGCCCGACGCACGATGCCGATCTGCTCCACCACGTTCGCGATGCCGAACTTGCGGTAGACCGGCTCCTCGCTGGCGTCCGGGAAGATGAACCGGGCCGCGGTGCCGGTGGTCTTGGCGACCACCACCATTTTGCCGCCGCGCAGCGCCCCGGCGGTCAGGCGGGTGATCGAACTCTTGCCGCGGATGCCGTTGACCAGCACCCGGTGCGGGATGCTGTGCAGGCTGCGATGGTGGTTGCGCTGCTCGATGACGCCGCCCGCCAGCAACCCGAGGCAGGCGGCCAGGAACACCAGATAGAGGAAGAGCACGTCAGACACCCTTTCGGCGGCCACGGCCACCACGGCGGCGGTCCGGCACCCGGGGCATGATCGCCGTGGGCATGCCGTCGGTGCCCCGCAGCCGCGCCGCGCCACCGAGGCGCTGCTCGCCGTGCGTCGCCGCCTGACGGCACACCTCCAGGCAGACCGCGACCGCCCCGATGTCGTCGTGCCAGCGCGGCGAGATCGCCTGGGAGGTGTCGCCGCCGGCCAACGTGGCCGCCTCCCGGGCCAGGTTGCGCAGCGGCCGGAGCTGGAAGAAGTAGTGCCAGCTGAACAGCAGCAGCCCGATACCCACCGCCACGACCACCACCAGCAGCGCACCGTGCCGCAGCACGTTGCCGGGCAACGCGAAGTCCGTCACCGGACGTTGGGCGACCACCGTCCACTTCAACGCCGCGGCCGGGCCGTCCAACGCCACCGGCGCGGCGACCAGCAGGTCGCGCGCCCCGTCCACCTCCGTCACCTGGGCGTACGTCCGGCCGGTGAGCGCCTGCGTCGAAGCGCCCCGCACCGGGGCGTCGGTGACCTGCTCGAACGCCAGATAGCCACCGCTGTCGAGGATGTCGCGCTGGTCCACGTCCAGCACCCGGACCCGCCCCTGCATCCGTTGCAGCAGCCGGGTCAGGTAGCGCACGTCGAACTCCGCGACCAGGGACCGGCCGTCCGCCAGCGGCTGGTACGCGTACACGATCGGCAGCCGCCCGCGTACGTCGTGCAGGACGACACCGCCCTTGCCGGGTGCCTTACCGGTGGGGCGCAGCGGTTCGCGGCCCACGCTGGTGACCACGCTCCCGTCCGCCGACAGCACGTACGCGCTGCGGAACCGGCCCGACTCGTCGAGCAGGTCGTCCAGCGCCCGGCGGAGCTGCTGGTTACTGGCGGCGGGTTGGTCCCGACCGAGCACCAGCAGCTTGTCGTAGCCGCCGTTGAGCGAGTCGCCCAACGCCGCGGCGACCGCACCGGCCTGGTTCTCCGAATCCCGCACCACCTGGGCGGGCAGGTCCCGCTCGGTCTCCTTCGCGGTGGCGAGGATGCCGCCGGCGGCGCCGAGGACGGCGACGACCGCCGCGACGACCATCAGGATCGCCGGTACGCCGCCCGCTGCGGAGTGCCGACCGGCCGGGCCGCCCCCGGGCCGGGCGGCGAGTGCGCTCAGCGCCGAGGCGATCCGGTTGACCTGGGCGTTGGGCGTGCTCGGCGGGTCACCCGGTGAGTTGCCCGAGGCGACCGCCTTGGCGTGGGCCAGCAGCCGGCGTACCGGCAGGACCAGCCCGGCCCGCAGGATGAGCAGCACCACGATCGCCGCCACGACCAGCGCGAGCGCGGCCACCAGCGGCTCCCGGCTCTCGGCCGCGGTGGTCATCGGCGAATAGATCAGCGAGACGACCGCGAAGCCGTGGTCCCCGACGGCGTCGGCCGTGACCACCGGGACGACCGGACCGGTGGCCCCGCTACCGCGTGCCGGCACGACCGCCGGGCCGGTGCGGGTCGTGGTACGCCCGCGCCCACTGGCCCGGACCGCCTTCTCGACGACCGGATCGAGCTGCGGACCCGCCTGCACCGGGGCACCCTGGGCGAGGGCCCGGCCCTTGCCGGCCACCGCGATCAGCACGGCCTGCCTGGAGCGCGGGTCGAGACGCAGGGTCCGCACGTTCAGTCGCAGCTCGGCGACGAGGAGCTTCCTGTCGGCCAGCGGCTCGACCAGCAGCATGCGGGCGTCGTTGCCGTCGACCAGCGGCAGCGCGGCCCGTTCCGGGGCGAGCCCGGCCGGCAGCACGAAGACCTGGCCGACCCGGTTCACGACCGTCTTGCCGTCCGGGTTGAAGACGGCCACGCCGCGCCACTTGTCCTGGTCCTTGGTCAGGGCGGCGAGCCGCGCGGCGGCCTGCTCCGGGTGCGCCCGGTAGGCGACGACCTCACGGCCCAGCTCGTCCCGACTGCGGTTGACCGAGCGGTTGAGGCTGCGGGAGAGCTCGCTGACGAACTCGTGCTGGGACTCGACGACCGCCCGGGGCACCCCGGACGAGGTGTTCCGGCCCAGGTACGCGAAGGCGAAGATCGCCAGCAGCGTGAGCAGCAGGGCGCAGACCAGAGAGGGCGTGCCGATCCCGGTGAGCAGCCGCGGCTGGGGCAACTGCTTCTCGAGGCTGATTAGCCGCCAGCGGGCGAGCTGGTCCGGGTCCTCCTGCGGGTGTCCACCCGCCGGACGACCCGTCATGGGCACGATGCTCATGCCCGTGCCTCCTCCACACCGATGTCCCGCAACGACGTTCCTCCCCGCGCGCGTCAGCAGGCGAGGCTAGCAAGAGGAAGCGCTGCGGGCCGACCCTCCACGGGTCCCGCGCACCTGCGGACCGACGCGGCGTTCATGCCGCGGTCGTCGCCGGGAGCCCAGCGGGACCGGTGGCGCGAGCAGCCGTGCCCGCCGGGACCGGCACCACGGCGCCCGGCCGACGGCGGAGCTGCGGGACGGGCCAGCTCCGCCGAGCACGCCGCACTGTGGACACGGCGACCAGACTAGGCCATCCGCCGCCCGCCGCCGCGGATCGTCACCGAGATCACTCGGCGCTGCTGGTGGTCTTCCTCGGTGCGGCCTTCTTCGCCGGGGCCTTCTTGACGGCCGTGGCCTTGGCGGCTGTGGTCTTCTTGGCGGCCGTCGCCTTGGCGGTGGTCTTCTTCGCCGCCGTCTTCTTGGCCGGGGCGGCCTTCTTCGCCGCCGCCTTCTTCTTCGGCGCCGGCCCCTTCGCCCGCTTCTCGGCGAGCATCTCGGAGGCCTGCTCGATGGTCAGCTCCTCCGGGGTCTGCCCGCGCCGCAGCGACGCGTTGAACTCCCCGTCGGTGACGTACGGCCCGAACCGGCCGTCCTTGATCACCAGCGGCTTCTCGGTGGCCGGGTCGACGCCCATCTCCCGCAGCGGCGGCGCGGCGGCCTTCCGCCCACGGGTCTTCGGGGCGGCCAGCAACGCCAGCGCCTCGTCCAGCGTGACGGTGAACATCTTCTCTTCCGAGTCCAGCGAGCGGAACTCGTCACCGCGCTTGACGTACGGGCCGTAGCGGCCGTTGTTGGCGACCACCTCGCCGCCGTCCGGGGCGACCCCGATCAGCCGGGGCAGGGTGAGCAGCTTCAGCGCCTCGTCGAGGGTGAGCGAGTCCGGCGTCTGCGACCGCAGCAGCGAGGACTTCCGCTCACCACTGGCCACGTACGGGCCGAACCGGCCGGACTTGAGCACGATCGGCTCGCCGGTGGCCGGGTCGTCGCCGAGCTTGCGCTCGCCACCGCCGCCGAGGAAGAGCTCGTGCACCTTCTCCGGGGTCAGCTCGTCGGGGGCCAGCCCCTCGGGGATCGGCGCCCGGTCACCCTGGCTGCCGCCCTCCTCGCCCTCGACCTTCGGGGCCGGCTGCTCACCGGGGAGCGCCCGCTGGAGGTAGGGACCGAACCGGCCGACCCGGACGACGACCTCGCGGCCCTCGGAGTCGGTGTGCAGCGGGATCGAGTTGACGCTCCGGGCGTCGATGTCGCTGAGGTTCTCGGTGACCAGCTTCTTCAACCCACCGGCGTGGGCGATCGCCTGGTCGCCGGTGCCGTTGGTGCTGCCGAAGTAGAAGGAGGTGAGGAAGTCGACGGCGGCGTGGTCACCACCGGCGATCTCGTCCAGCTCGTTCTCCATGCTGGCGGTGAAGTCGTAGTCGATCAGGCGCGGGTAGTGCCGCTCCATCAGCCCGATCACCGCGAAGGCCAGGAAGGTCGGGATCATCGCCTGGCCGCGCTTCATCACGTACCCGCGGTCCTGGATGGTCTGCATGATCGACGCGTACGTCGACGGGCGGCCGATGCCCAGCTCCTCCAGGGCCTTCACCAGCGAGGCCTCGGTGTAGCGCGACGGCGGCTGGGTGTGGTGCCCCTGCGCGGCCAACTCGTCGGCGGTGAGCGGCTGGTCCTTGACCAGGGTGGGCAGCCGGCGCTCGGCGTCCTCCGCCTCGGCGGTCTCGTCGTCGCTCGACTCGACGTACGCGCGCAGGAAGCCCGGGTCGGTGATGGTCTTGCCGGTCGCGCCGAAGTCGGCCTCCTCCTGCGCGGTGGAGACCGCGCGGATGCGGACCGAGACGCTGGAGCCGACCGCGTCGGTCATCTGCGAGGCGATGGTGCGCCGCCAGATCAGCTCGTAGAGCTTGAACTCCTCGGCCGACAGCTCCTTGGCCACCTCACCGGGGGTGCGGAAGTTGTCCCCGGCGGGACGGATCGCCTCGTGCGCCTCCTGCGCGTTCTTCACCTTGCCGGTGTAGCGGCGGGGCTCCGGCGGCACGCTGCGCTCGCCGTACAGCTCGGCGATCTGTCGGCGGGCCGCCGCGATGGCGGTCTCCGACAGGTTCACCGAGTCGGTACGCATGTAGGTGATGTAGCCGTTCTCGTAGAGCCGCTGCGCGGTGCGCATCGTCTGCTGCGAGGAGAGCCGCAGTTTGCGGGCCGCCTCCTGCTGGAGGGTCGAGGTGATGAACGGCGCGTACGGGCGGCGGCGGTAGGGCTTCTCCTCGACCCGGGTGACGGTGAACTGCCGCCCCTCCAGCCGGGCGGCGAGCCCGCGCGCCCCGCTCTCGTCGAGGTACACCACGCCCGCGCCGGGCTTCACGCGACCCGTGGTCGGCTCGAAGTCCTTGCCGGTGGCGATCCGGTCGCCGTTCAGCGCGACCAGCGTCGCGTTGAACGCGCGCGGCCCCTCGCCGGGCTTCGCCACCGCCAGGGTGGCCAGGATGTCCCAGTACTCCGCGGTGCGGAAGGCCATCCGCTGCCGTTCCCGCTCGACCACGATCCGGGTCGCCACGGACTGCACCCGGCCCGCCGAGAGCTTCGGCATGACCTTCTTCCACAGCACCGGCGAGACCTCGTAGCCGTACAGCCGGTCGAGGATGCGGCGGGCCTCCTGCGCGTCGACCAGGTCCCGGTCGATCTCGCGCGGGTTCGCCACGGCGGCCTGGATGGCCGGCTTGGTGATCTCGTGGAAGACCATCCGCTTGACCGGGACCTTGGGCTTGAGGGTCTCCACCAGGTGCCAGGCGATGGCCTCGCCCTCGCGGTCCTCATCCGTCGCCAGGAAGATCTCGTCGACCTCCTTGGCCAGCTTCACCAGCTTGCTGATCTGCTGCTTCCGGTCGGCGGAGACCACATAGAGGGCGTGGAAGCCGTTGTCGACGTCCACCCCGAGCCGGGCCCACGGCTCGCCCTTGTACTTGGCCGGCACGTCGGCGGCGTTGCGCGGGAGGTCCCGGACGTGGCCGAAGCTGGCCTCCACGACGTACCCCGGGCCGAGGTAGCCCGAGATCGTCTTGGCCTTCGCCGGTGACTCGACGATGACCAGACGGGTGGTTCCAGCGTTGCTCGGCACGTCTCTCTCCGACCTCACTCCTGCGCCATGCCCGTTACGGGGCCGTGTCCCCTCATGCCCGGTCCGGGTCGCGTTGCACCGGCCGGGCCACGGGCGGTCCGGATGTCCAACGTAACGCGCCGCCCGCGCTCCGGGTTTCGTGGGCGGCAAACCGGTCGGTCGTGGCGGGGACCGGGCGGCCCCGCGCGGACTGTCGCCGGACGGCGCCACCGTACACCGTGGGTAGGGTGCCGAGCGGGTCACTGTGACGATGACGGACCCTCGGCCGAGGTGGCACCGGACCGTTTTCCTGGACAAACCGCCACCCGGCGGGTGTCACGGATCGGACAGCCGAAGGGGTTGCGCCCCGCGCGTCAGCCCGCCGCCCGCGGCCACTCGGCCTCCGGCGCGGTCGCCGGCCGGTCACCCACCAGCTCCGCCAGCCGGGCCAGTCGCCGCCGGCCGGTGATCCGGTACGCGGGCCCGCCCGCCTCCGGGTCGAGCAGCGCCCCGGGGAGGCCCACCGCGGCCAGCGCCGCCCGCACCTGCGGCCACCAGGGCGCGTCCGCCGCGCCGAGGCGGAGCAGGAACCCGGCCGGCTCGGCCGCTCCGGCGGCGGCGAGCCAGAGCCGCAGCCGCCGCCCGTTCAGGTGGAAACCGGCCGGTGGCCGCTTCACCGTGCCGCGCAGCCAGGCCGTCGCGAGCGGGGCCAGGGTGCTGGCGTACGAGGTGCGGACCCGGTGCCGGCCGTCCCCGGTCGGCTCCCAGCCCGCCGCGATTCCGCGTACGGCCAGCTCGGCCACGAGGACGTGCACCCGCCAGGCGGCGTCCACCACGATCGACAGTCGCGCCGTGCCGCCCATCCGGACCACCTCCCCCGGCCCGGCGAGCAGGCCGGCCAGGTCCGCCAGGGACGGGTCGGCCGCCTCGGCGCCGAACAGCGACAGCTGCCGGACCGGGTCCGGTGGTGAGTCGGGAGGCGTCAGCGACACTCCGGGACCTCGTCGAAGGCCTGTTTGAGCTCTTTCGAGTTGAGCTTGCCGGTGTCCAGCGCGCTCGCGTCGTACTCCTTGTTCAGGGTGTCCACGGCGGCCCGCACCCCGTCGTAGAAGGGGCCGGCCCGCCCGGTGTCGAGCCCCGCGATGGTCGTCCGGGCCCGGCCGTACGCGTCGCGCACCTTGCTGAGCGAGCCGCGGAACCCGGCGGAGATCTCCGCGCCGTGGTCGGTCTCCGGCACGCCGGCCTCCTCGACCTTGCGCCGGGCCGTCTCGCTGGCCTGCTCCGCCCCGGCGAAGAGCCGGACCAGGTTCTCCTTGGCCTGCGCCGGGGTGGTCTGCGCGGTCATCTGCTGCTGGGTGCTGCTGGTCAGCTTGTTGATCTCCGCCCGCCACGGCGTGAGCGCCTGGCAGACGGAGGCGGCCCAGGCTCGGGGGCTGGGGCCGCCGCAGCCGGCGACGACGAGGACGACCGTGGCCAGGACCACCGTGAGCTTTCCGGCGGCTGCCGCCCGGCGCGTACGCATGCGAAGCAGCGTACGGCTTCCGGAGGGAAGTGCCACCGGTCAGGTTTCGACGGACGGGTTCCCGGCCGGCGGCTGCCGACCGGGAACCCGCGCCGGATCAGACGTTGACCGTCTCCGGCCGCTGGTCCGGGTTGCCCGCCCCGGTGTCGCTGCCGTTGCCGGAGTCGTCCATGGCGATGCCCTTGCGCTTGCTGAACACCACCGCCGCCACGATGATCAGCGCCGCGACGACCGCGATCGCGATCCGCAGACCGGTGTTCCGGTCGTCGCCCACGCTCCAGGCCACCACGGCCGGCGCGATCAGCAGCGAGACCAGGTTCATCACCTTGATCAGCGGGTTGATCGCGGGGCCGGCGGTGTCCTTGAACGGGTCGCCGACGGTGTCACCGATGACGGTCGCCGAGTGCGCCTCGGAGCCCTTGCCGCCGTACGCGCCGTCCTCGACGAGCTTCTTGGCGTTGTCCCAGGCGCCGCCGGAGTTGGCCAGGAAGACCGCCATCAGCGTGCCCGCCCCGATGGCACCGGCCAGGTACGACGCCAGCGCGCCCGGGCCGAGGCCGAAGCCGACCGCGATCGGCGCGAGGATGGCGAGCAGACCGGGGGTCATCAGCTCGCGCTGCGCGTCCCGGGTGCAGATGTCGACGACCTTGCCGTACTCGGGGCGCTGGGTGCGGTCCATGATCCCGGGCAGCTCACGGAACTGCCGGCGGACCTCCATCACCACGGCACCGGCCGAGCGGGAGACCGCGTTGATGGCCAGCCCGGAGAAGAGGAAGACCACCGCCGCGCCGATGATCAGCCCGACCAGGTTGCGCGGGTTGGCCACGTTCAGCGCGTTGAGGATCTCCTGCCCGACGTCGCCCACGCCCGCGTCCTCGTACGAGGAGCGCAGCGTGTCGGTGTACGAGCCGAACAGCGCGGTCGCGGCGAGGACCGCGGTGGCGATCGCGATGCCCTTGGTGATCGCCTTGGTGGTGTTGCCGACCGCGTCCAGCTCGGTGAGGATCCGCGCGCCGTGCTCGTCGATGTCGCCGGACATCTCCGCGACGCCCTGCGCGTTGTCGGAGATCGGGCCGAAGGTGTCCATCGCGACGATCACGCCGACGGTGGTGAGCAGGCCCGTGCCGGCCAGCGCGACCGCGAAGAGCGACAGCGTGATGGAGCTGCCGCCGAGCAGGAACGCGCCGAAGACGCCGGCGCCGATCAGCAGCGCCGAGTAGACCGCCGACTCCAGGCCGACGCTGATGCCGGCGAGGATGACGGTGGCGGCGCCGGTCTGCGAGCTCTTGCCGATGTCCTGCACCGGGCGCTTGTTGGTCTCGGTGAAGTAGCCGGTCAGCGCCTGGATCGCGGCGGCCAGCACGATACCGATGATCACCGCGCCGATGGCGACCAGCCGCGGGTTCCGGTCGACGTCGGTCAGCCCGCCCTCCAGCTCGGCGAAGGTCGCCGGCAGGTACGCGAAGGCGGCGATCGACACCAGCACCGCGGAGAGCACGGCCGAGATGTAGAAGGCCCGGTTGATCGCGGTCAGCCCGTTGCGGTCGGAGGCGCGCAGCCGGGTGATGAAGACGCCGACGATCGCGACCAGCACGCCGATGGTGGAGATGACCAGCGGGAAGACCAGCCCGTCCTCGCCGAACGCGGCGCGACCCAGGATCAGCGCGGCGACCAGCGTGACCGCGTACGACTCGAAGAGGTCGGCGGCCATGCCGGCGCAGTCGCCGACGTTGTCGCCCACGTTGTCCGCGATGGTGGCGGCGTTGCGCGGGTCGTCCTCGGGGATGCCCTGCTCGACCTTGCCGACCAGGTCGGCGCCGACGTCGGCGGCCTTGGTGAAGATGCCGCCGCCGACCCGCATGAACATGGCCAGCAGCGCGGCACCGAAGCCGAAGCCCTCCAGCACGGTCGGGGCGTCGCCCTTGAAGAGCAGGACGACCAGCGCCGCACCGAAGAGACCGAGGCCGACGGTGAGGAAGCCGACCACGCCACCGGTGCGGAAGGCGATCTTCATGGCGCCCTCACGGCCACCTTCCCGCTCCCGGGCGGCGGCGGCTACCCGCAGGTTGGCGCGGGTGGCCAGCCACATGCCGGCGCCACCGATGAACGCGCTGAACCCGGCGCCCACCACGAAGAAGGCCGACCGGCCGATCTTCACCAGGGTCTGGTTGCCGTCGGTGTCGTGCACCGGCAGCAGGAAGAGCAGCACGACGGCGATCACCACGAAGATCGCCAGGGTCCTGAACTGGCGCAGCAGGTACGCCGACGCGCCCTCCTGCACCGCCCCGGAGATCTCCTGCATGTTGGTGGTGCCCTTACCGGCTGCCAGCACCGCCTTGGTCAAGGCGGCCGCGAAGACGAGCGCCACCAGCGCGATGACCGCGGCGATGACGACGTACGTCAGGTTGGCTCCGGTAAGGGACAGTGCGCCGCCGTCGGCGGCCAAGGTCCCGGACATCTATGTCCTCCTGTACCGAACACTCGCGTCGGTCCGTGGAGACACACGGCCGACGCCTGGATGCGGACTCGCCAGCGCGCGCCGACCCCACCCGTGCGGGCCAGCGATGGGCACCCATTTCCGCTGGCTGCGGGACGGGTCACGTGCTGACAACCCGCGTACTGTAGCCCTCGGCAGTGTTGGAGGTCACACGGAGGGGGCACCGTGTCTCGATGATCTTCGTAACTGTGTTATGAGGAAAAATCTGATATATGGGCCGAGCAGCACGACGAGGCCGCGCCCCCCGAGGGGAACGCGGCCTGCGGTTCGTGCCGGGTCAGCTCAGCGGCCCACCGGCCACACCATCCGGACCTCGGTGCCGATGCCCTCCTCGACCGGGCGCACCTGGAGATCCTCGACGAAGCCGGCGAGCAGGGCGAAGCCGACGCCGGTGGTCAGCGCGTCCTCGCTCAGCGACTCCTTCGCCAACTCGTCCGGCGGCAACGCGGCCAGGCCGATGCCCGCCTCGATCGGCGCCCGGTCCACCACCCGCACCGAGTACGCCCCGGAGTCCGACATCTCCACCAGCACCGGGTCGGCCACGCCGTACTGCCGGTGCAGGGCCACCGCCCGGGTGCACGCCTCACCGATGGCCAGGCGCACCTCGTCGAGCAGTTCCTCGCGTACCCCGGCCCGGCGGGCCACCGCCACGCCGACCAGGCGGGCGGTACGCACGTGCACCGGGGCAGGCGAGAAGGAGAGCTTGACGGTCGCCATCACGCGCCGGCGCCGGTCGGGTCGGCGCTGATCGCCGCGTCGACCGTCGGGTGCAGCGGGAAGACCTGGTCCAGGGCGGTGATCCGGAAGATCTTGAGCAGCGGCTCCTTGTCGCAGACCAGGGCGAAGGAACCGCCCGCCGCGCGGAGCCGCTTCAGGGCGCCGACCAGCACGCCGAGGCCGGTCGAGTCGAGGAAGTCCACCCGACCCAGGTCCACCACGACCCGGTGGACCCCACCGTCGATCAACTCCAGGAGCCGTTCCCGCAGCCGCGGTGCGGTGTAGACGTCCACCTCACCGCCGACCTCGAGCACCGTGTGCTCCCCCACGGTGCGGGTCGCCAGCGACAGCTCCATCGGTCCTCCTCGTAGACTCTTCTGGGCATCTAACCATCCCGCCGCCGACCCTCTGGC
This genomic interval from Micromonospora sp. CCTCC AA 2012012 contains the following:
- a CDS encoding HAMP domain-containing protein, which codes for MSIVPMTGRPAGGHPQEDPDQLARWRLISLEKQLPQPRLLTGIGTPSLVCALLLTLLAIFAFAYLGRNTSSGVPRAVVESQHEFVSELSRSLNRSVNRSRDELGREVVAYRAHPEQAAARLAALTKDQDKWRGVAVFNPDGKTVVNRVGQVFVLPAGLAPERAALPLVDGNDARMLLVEPLADRKLLVAELRLNVRTLRLDPRSRQAVLIAVAGKGRALAQGAPVQAGPQLDPVVEKAVRASGRGRTTTRTGPAVVPARGSGATGPVVPVVTADAVGDHGFAVVSLIYSPMTTAAESREPLVAALALVVAAIVVLLILRAGLVLPVRRLLAHAKAVASGNSPGDPPSTPNAQVNRIASALSALAARPGGGPAGRHSAAGGVPAILMVVAAVVAVLGAAGGILATAKETERDLPAQVVRDSENQAGAVAAALGDSLNGGYDKLLVLGRDQPAASNQQLRRALDDLLDESGRFRSAYVLSADGSVVTSVGREPLRPTGKAPGKGGVVLHDVRGRLPIVYAYQPLADGRSLVAEFDVRYLTRLLQRMQGRVRVLDVDQRDILDSGGYLAFEQVTDAPVRGASTQALTGRTYAQVTEVDGARDLLVAAPVALDGPAAALKWTVVAQRPVTDFALPGNVLRHGALLVVVVAVGIGLLLFSWHYFFQLRPLRNLAREAATLAGGDTSQAISPRWHDDIGAVAVCLEVCRQAATHGEQRLGGAARLRGTDGMPTAIMPRVPDRRRGGRGRRKGV
- a CDS encoding poly-gamma-glutamate biosynthesis protein PgsC/CapC; protein product: MTSGELTPELSTLCLGVGLVLALACYLTTNLSPGGMITPGWLALILVEEYRQALVIVVMTGVTWALTKLMQRVVILYGKRLFAAIVLLSVLLQTTLFLVIQQDFPLLFSHQTLGFVAPGLIAYQLVRQPPVATMLATAAVSGGSYLIIISGVLAGLVPVS
- the topA gene encoding type I DNA topoisomerase, whose translation is MPSNAGTTRLVIVESPAKAKTISGYLGPGYVVEASFGHVRDLPRNAADVPAKYKGEPWARLGVDVDNGFHALYVVSADRKQQISKLVKLAKEVDEIFLATDEDREGEAIAWHLVETLKPKVPVKRMVFHEITKPAIQAAVANPREIDRDLVDAQEARRILDRLYGYEVSPVLWKKVMPKLSAGRVQSVATRIVVERERQRMAFRTAEYWDILATLAVAKPGEGPRAFNATLVALNGDRIATGKDFEPTTGRVKPGAGVVYLDESGARGLAARLEGRQFTVTRVEEKPYRRRPYAPFITSTLQQEAARKLRLSSQQTMRTAQRLYENGYITYMRTDSVNLSETAIAAARRQIAELYGERSVPPEPRRYTGKVKNAQEAHEAIRPAGDNFRTPGEVAKELSAEEFKLYELIWRRTIASQMTDAVGSSVSVRIRAVSTAQEEADFGATGKTITDPGFLRAYVESSDDETAEAEDAERRLPTLVKDQPLTADELAAQGHHTQPPSRYTEASLVKALEELGIGRPSTYASIMQTIQDRGYVMKRGQAMIPTFLAFAVIGLMERHYPRLIDYDFTASMENELDEIAGGDHAAVDFLTSFYFGSTNGTGDQAIAHAGGLKKLVTENLSDIDARSVNSIPLHTDSEGREVVVRVGRFGPYLQRALPGEQPAPKVEGEEGGSQGDRAPIPEGLAPDELTPEKVHELFLGGGGERKLGDDPATGEPIVLKSGRFGPYVASGERKSSLLRSQTPDSLTLDEALKLLTLPRLIGVAPDGGEVVANNGRYGPYVKRGDEFRSLDSEEKMFTVTLDEALALLAAPKTRGRKAAAPPLREMGVDPATEKPLVIKDGRFGPYVTDGEFNASLRRGQTPEELTIEQASEMLAEKRAKGPAPKKKAAAKKAAPAKKTAAKKTTAKATAAKKTTAAKATAVKKAPAKKAAPRKTTSSAE
- the pgsB gene encoding poly-gamma-glutamate synthase PgsB; its protein translation is MLFLYLVFLAACLGLLAGGVIEQRNHHRSLHSIPHRVLVNGIRGKSSITRLTAGALRGGKMVVVAKTTGTAARFIFPDASEEPVYRKFGIANVVEQIGIVRRAASYYPDALVIECMAVMPPLQELNQTKLIRSTIGILCNVREDHLAEMGPTLDDVARSLSRSMPVGGICVTAEQDRLHILQEEADKRRCTLVPVYPESVADEEMKGFTWTTFKENVAIALKVAELLGVPREAAVQGMWTAPPDPGVLSVEEYRAGDRSLRFANIFAANDPESTYMNIQQLADQGSIPRPLHVLINCRPDRVERNGQMGSLIARIDPDKVILIGEPTRSARAKIDAQWQDRVVDLGGRIPARELLDGVLGTIDGFASVLAIGNIHGQGEILLAQLAGLEQPAPQDRAAPPARPAGRQPYGEPEPRVPLPVRSPGRSGVPAGPAVPGRPGPLPPHGFTPPAPRDPHDARPARVAAHEPYPPLGAPYGERRTRDDQPYGGYPARPPRRLDPYDPDGPRGQYGGPPVRPRSGPPPQGGAPQGPPEPARYDPDRTMPTQPVVRRPPVSRPDQTDPDTPPPRPSTYWSPS